A region from the Variovorax sp. RKNM96 genome encodes:
- a CDS encoding acetyl-CoA C-acetyltransferase — MPEAFIVAAARTAGGRRNGRLSGWHPADLAAQVLNALVERTDVDPSLVEDVIMGCVGQVGEQASNIARNAVLASRLPESVPATSVDRQCGSSQQALHFAAQAVMSGSMDIVIAAGVESMTRVPMGTPNILPMKNGLGFYVSPLMQKRYPDIQFSQFTGAEMIAKNYGIEKSELDAYALRSHRNAIAATKAGLFDAEIVPVAARLNDGTEPGDMHTTDEGIRYDATLESIAGVKLIAEGGRCTAATASQICDGASGVMVVNERGLKALGVKPLARIHHMSVMGHDPVIMLEAPLPATQRALKKAGMKIEDIDLYEVNEAFAPVPLAWLQVLGADPERLNVNGGAIALGHPLGASGTKLMATLVHALAQRGKRYGLQTMCEGGGMANVTIIERL; from the coding sequence ATGCCCGAAGCCTTTATCGTCGCCGCCGCCCGCACCGCAGGCGGTCGCCGCAATGGCCGCCTGTCCGGCTGGCACCCCGCCGACCTCGCCGCGCAGGTGCTCAACGCGCTGGTCGAGCGCACCGACGTCGATCCCTCATTGGTCGAGGACGTCATCATGGGCTGCGTCGGCCAGGTCGGCGAGCAGGCCTCGAACATCGCGCGCAATGCGGTGCTGGCCTCGCGGCTGCCCGAGTCGGTGCCGGCCACCTCGGTCGACCGGCAGTGCGGCTCGTCGCAGCAGGCGCTGCATTTCGCGGCGCAGGCCGTGATGTCGGGCAGCATGGACATCGTGATCGCCGCCGGCGTCGAGAGCATGACGCGCGTGCCCATGGGCACGCCGAACATCCTGCCGATGAAGAACGGCCTGGGCTTCTACGTGAGTCCGCTCATGCAGAAGCGCTACCCCGACATCCAGTTCAGCCAGTTCACCGGCGCCGAGATGATCGCGAAGAACTACGGCATCGAGAAATCCGAGCTCGATGCCTACGCGCTGCGCAGCCACCGCAACGCCATCGCCGCGACGAAGGCGGGCCTGTTCGATGCCGAAATCGTGCCCGTGGCCGCCCGCCTGAACGACGGCACCGAGCCGGGCGACATGCACACCACCGACGAAGGCATCCGCTACGACGCCACGCTGGAGAGCATCGCCGGCGTGAAGCTCATCGCCGAAGGCGGCCGCTGCACCGCGGCCACCGCGAGCCAGATCTGCGACGGCGCGAGCGGCGTGATGGTGGTGAACGAGCGCGGGCTCAAGGCGCTGGGCGTGAAGCCGCTCGCGCGCATCCACCACATGAGCGTGATGGGGCACGACCCTGTGATCATGCTGGAGGCGCCGCTGCCCGCCACGCAGCGCGCCTTGAAGAAGGCCGGCATGAAGATCGAGGACATCGACCTGTACGAGGTCAACGAAGCCTTCGCACCGGTGCCGCTGGCCTGGCTGCAGGTCTTGGGTGCCGACCCGGAACGCCTGAACGTGAACGGCGGCGCGATCGCGCTGGGGCATCCGCTGGGCGCCTCGGGCACCAAGCTGATGGCCACGCTGGTCCACGCGCTCGCGCAGCGCGGCAAGCGCTATGGGTTGCAGACGATGTGCGAAGGCGGCGGCATGGCGAACGTGACGATCATCGAGCGGCTTTGA
- a CDS encoding ubiquinone/menaquinone biosynthesis methyltransferase: MNNAADFHTQADDVFGRIAGRYDLLSDLFSFGIHRLWKRRVAALITQEPWTDLLDVAAGTGDVVLKVAQRKGLQSGQKIVATDISPQMLAIARRRATQLKVPVEFRVLDAHAMPEIADNSVDLYSISLGLKICERKLALREALRVLKPGGRFIALEASNISVRWLHRAYLGYMAVCMPVIGWAATGGDASAYRYLLKGIQDFPTAEGLADELRDMGFADVAFERLSLGIVAIHIARKPLEPRP; encoded by the coding sequence ATGAACAACGCCGCCGATTTCCACACGCAGGCAGACGATGTGTTCGGCCGCATCGCCGGACGCTACGACCTTCTGTCGGACCTCTTCAGCTTCGGTATTCATCGGCTGTGGAAGCGCCGGGTGGCAGCGCTCATCACGCAAGAGCCGTGGACCGATCTCCTCGACGTCGCGGCGGGCACGGGCGATGTCGTCCTGAAGGTGGCGCAGCGCAAAGGCCTGCAGTCCGGCCAGAAGATCGTCGCCACGGACATCAGCCCGCAGATGCTCGCGATCGCGCGCCGGCGCGCCACGCAACTGAAGGTGCCGGTCGAGTTCCGGGTGCTCGATGCGCACGCGATGCCGGAGATCGCGGACAACAGCGTCGATCTCTATTCCATCTCGCTGGGCCTCAAGATCTGCGAGCGCAAGCTGGCGTTGCGAGAAGCGCTCCGCGTGCTGAAGCCGGGCGGCCGCTTCATCGCACTGGAAGCATCGAACATTTCCGTGCGCTGGCTTCACCGCGCCTACCTCGGCTACATGGCCGTGTGCATGCCCGTCATCGGATGGGCGGCGACCGGCGGCGATGCCTCGGCCTACCGCTACCTGCTCAAGGGCATCCAGGACTTCCCCACGGCCGAGGGGCTTGCCGACGAACTCCGGGACATGGGATTCGCCGACGTCGCGTTCGAGCGGCTGTCGCTCGGCATCGTGGCGATCCATATCGCGCGCAAGCCGCTCGAACCGCGCCCCTGA
- a CDS encoding LuxR C-terminal-related transcriptional regulator has protein sequence MPSPASPPPSPRILETKLNPPAFVATQVPRTTIGEEVAAAGVKLVLVRAPAGFGKTTAMAQIRERMEAQGTATAWLTLDRADNDVSRFLNCLAEAAQRLGVEEPRTNGPFDAVAALAAHDAPFTLFLDDFEVVQEPAVLGLVREIIEQLPRRGQIVIGSRSLPDLSLGRLRARGQLMEIDTDRLRFTLEETSAFFGLRQAHASQTSQGLQTLPADLLSQLHRKTEGWVAAIWLASMALERHGTETGFVERFSGSDRAVAEYLAEDVLAHQPKEIRDFLLRTSILRQLDASVCQALNPRIDCAAILERLAAANLFLTPVSGDGRAWRYHSLFADFLRAQLAREHPGEIERLHLAASGWYESQDRPVPAIDHAIEGGDHPHALTLLDSYAGQFLEQGRMRMLARWFSAIPEHQLRAHPFLQPIALWATCFTHGPWEAMQMLEQSGCIDSEIPEVRASAHTLVPLLLAMQDRHDEAYEVGRTSLARLPTGLPFADSVLLNAMAHILAVRGDQREAQRLLDAARREQGNSTFNRMYTESLAGLFDLHEGRLRQATARLRMAVDTTHAVSYNHSHGNAWAGVLYAGVVYESNQLPQADHLLNVYLPLARDVGLPDHMILSHVMRSRIAFHAGDIDAAVQALTELEYLGHHRQLPRVVAGAKLERSRMLLLQGNGPASRDELLRADDPELWARERRQRLPAHDLDYLALAKARWDIAFGDARAALAVLDAEMHAAVASNRYRRVLKLRVLRAMALQRAGDVAAAIDEISAVLQTASQEGFMRLILDEGPAVGMLVQRYANAAAQEAAASPSTRGDPILADYLQRLLQAMGPMTAVDAEATPAAGDAIKEPLTRKEIRVLQLLAEGYSNNAMAEKLFVSDSTVRTHLRNINMKLDAKSRTQAVAIARRLGVIR, from the coding sequence ATGCCTTCCCCTGCTTCTCCACCGCCCTCTCCCCGGATTCTCGAAACCAAGCTGAACCCGCCGGCGTTCGTGGCCACTCAGGTGCCGCGAACCACGATCGGCGAAGAGGTTGCCGCGGCCGGTGTGAAGCTGGTGCTGGTGCGTGCCCCGGCCGGCTTCGGCAAGACCACGGCCATGGCGCAGATCCGCGAGCGCATGGAAGCGCAGGGCACCGCCACCGCCTGGCTCACGCTGGACCGCGCCGACAACGACGTCTCGCGTTTTCTCAACTGCCTGGCCGAGGCCGCGCAGCGCCTGGGCGTGGAAGAGCCCCGCACCAACGGCCCCTTCGACGCGGTCGCTGCGCTGGCCGCGCATGACGCGCCCTTCACCCTGTTCCTGGACGACTTCGAGGTGGTGCAGGAGCCCGCCGTGCTGGGCCTCGTGCGCGAGATCATCGAGCAGCTGCCGCGCCGCGGGCAGATCGTGATCGGCTCGCGCAGCCTGCCCGACCTGAGCCTGGGCCGGCTGCGCGCACGCGGCCAGTTGATGGAGATCGACACCGATCGCCTCCGCTTCACGCTGGAGGAAACCAGCGCCTTCTTCGGCCTGCGGCAGGCCCATGCATCGCAGACATCGCAAGGCCTGCAGACGCTGCCGGCCGACCTGCTCTCCCAACTGCACCGCAAGACCGAAGGCTGGGTGGCCGCCATCTGGCTCGCGTCGATGGCGCTGGAGCGGCACGGCACCGAGACCGGCTTTGTCGAGCGCTTCTCGGGCTCCGACCGCGCGGTGGCCGAGTACCTGGCCGAAGACGTGCTCGCGCACCAGCCCAAGGAGATTCGCGACTTCCTGCTGCGCACCAGCATCCTGCGCCAGCTCGACGCCTCGGTGTGCCAGGCGCTCAACCCGCGCATCGACTGCGCGGCCATCCTGGAGCGGCTGGCCGCGGCCAACCTCTTCCTGACACCCGTGAGCGGCGACGGCCGCGCGTGGCGCTATCACAGCCTGTTCGCCGATTTCCTGCGCGCGCAGCTGGCGCGAGAGCACCCCGGCGAGATCGAGCGGCTGCACCTCGCAGCCTCGGGCTGGTACGAATCGCAGGACCGGCCCGTGCCCGCCATCGACCACGCCATCGAAGGCGGCGACCATCCGCATGCGCTGACGCTGCTCGACAGCTACGCGGGGCAGTTTCTCGAACAGGGGCGCATGCGCATGCTCGCGCGATGGTTTTCCGCCATTCCGGAACACCAGCTGCGCGCGCACCCGTTCCTGCAGCCCATCGCGCTGTGGGCCACCTGCTTCACGCACGGGCCGTGGGAGGCGATGCAGATGCTCGAGCAATCGGGCTGCATCGACAGCGAGATTCCCGAAGTGCGCGCGAGCGCGCACACGCTCGTGCCGCTGCTGCTCGCGATGCAGGACCGGCACGACGAGGCGTATGAAGTGGGCCGCACCAGCCTTGCGCGGCTGCCGACCGGCTTGCCGTTTGCCGACAGCGTGCTGCTCAACGCGATGGCGCACATCCTCGCCGTGCGGGGCGACCAGCGCGAGGCGCAGCGGCTGCTCGATGCCGCGCGGCGGGAGCAGGGCAACAGCACCTTCAACCGCATGTACACCGAATCGCTGGCGGGCCTGTTCGATCTGCACGAAGGCCGGCTGCGCCAGGCGACCGCGCGGCTGCGCATGGCGGTCGATACGACGCATGCCGTGTCCTACAACCACAGCCACGGCAATGCCTGGGCCGGCGTGCTGTACGCCGGTGTGGTGTACGAGTCGAACCAGCTGCCGCAGGCGGATCACTTGCTGAATGTGTACCTGCCGCTCGCGCGCGACGTGGGGCTGCCGGACCACATGATCCTGAGCCACGTGATGCGCTCGCGCATCGCGTTCCATGCGGGCGACATCGACGCGGCCGTCCAGGCGCTGACCGAACTCGAATACCTCGGGCATCACCGGCAACTGCCGCGCGTGGTGGCCGGCGCAAAGCTGGAGCGCTCGCGCATGTTGCTGCTGCAGGGCAACGGTCCCGCGTCACGCGATGAGTTGCTGCGCGCGGACGATCCGGAACTGTGGGCGCGCGAGCGGCGCCAGCGCCTGCCCGCGCACGACCTCGACTACCTGGCGCTGGCGAAGGCGCGCTGGGACATCGCGTTCGGTGATGCGCGCGCGGCGTTGGCCGTGCTCGATGCCGAAATGCACGCGGCCGTCGCATCGAACCGCTATCGCCGCGTGCTCAAGCTGCGCGTTCTGCGCGCGATGGCGCTGCAGCGCGCAGGCGACGTTGCCGCCGCGATCGACGAGATCAGCGCCGTGCTGCAGACCGCGAGCCAGGAAGGCTTCATGCGGCTGATCCTCGATGAAGGACCGGCTGTGGGGATGCTGGTGCAGCGGTATGCGAATGCGGCTGCCCAAGAAGCTGCGGCGTCGCCTTCGACGCGCGGCGATCCGATCCTTGCGGACTACCTGCAGCGGCTGCTGCAGGCGATGGGGCCGATGACAGCGGTCGATGCAGAAGCTACGCCGGCTGCCGGCGATGCGATCAAGGAGCCGCTGACGCGCAAGGAGATCCGGGTGCTGCAGTTGCTGGCGGAGGGGTACTCGAACAATGCGATGGCGGAGAAATTGTTCGTGTCGGACAGCACGGTGCGGACGCACCTGCGAAATATCAATATGAAGCTGGATGCGAAGAGCCGGACGCAGGCGGTGGCGATTGCGCGACGGCTGGGCGTGATTCGGTAG
- a CDS encoding acyl-CoA dehydrogenase family protein — MPIDFSRSWSDEDLALYRDNVVRFVETEVLPHDEEARKRGHVGREVWRKAGALGLLCADIPDEYGGAGGDFRHEAVVYEEMSRRGLTGMATSVHAIVAHYILNHGTEEQKQRYLPRMASGEMVGAIAMTEPGAGSDLQGVRTRAEKKDGGYLINGSKTFITNGYLAGLVLVVCKTDPAQGAKGTSILIVETEGCEGFRVGRVLDKIGMKAQDTSELFFDDVRVPADALLGGQEGQGFFQLMSDLPYERTIIGVTALAAMEGAYEATLDYVRDRKAFGKPIAEFQNTKFKLAEIATQIKVGRAFIDRCVEDLVAGRLDTATASMAKLWGTEAQGRVMDECLQLFGGYGYMSEYMVARMYADARVQRIYGGTNEIMKEVISRAL; from the coding sequence ATGCCCATCGATTTCAGCCGCTCGTGGAGCGACGAAGACCTGGCGCTCTACCGCGACAACGTGGTGCGCTTCGTCGAAACCGAAGTGCTCCCACACGACGAGGAAGCCCGCAAGCGCGGCCACGTGGGCCGCGAGGTCTGGCGCAAGGCCGGCGCGCTCGGCCTGCTGTGCGCCGACATTCCCGATGAGTACGGCGGCGCCGGCGGCGACTTCCGCCACGAGGCCGTGGTGTACGAAGAGATGTCGCGCCGCGGGCTCACCGGCATGGCCACCTCGGTGCACGCCATCGTGGCGCACTACATCCTCAACCACGGCACCGAGGAACAGAAGCAGCGTTACCTGCCCCGCATGGCGAGCGGCGAAATGGTCGGCGCCATCGCCATGACCGAACCCGGCGCCGGCTCCGACCTGCAGGGCGTGCGCACCCGCGCCGAGAAAAAAGACGGCGGTTACCTCATCAACGGATCGAAGACCTTCATCACCAACGGCTACCTCGCCGGCCTGGTGCTGGTGGTGTGCAAGACCGACCCGGCACAGGGCGCCAAGGGCACCTCGATCCTCATCGTCGAGACCGAGGGCTGCGAGGGCTTTCGCGTGGGCCGCGTGCTCGACAAGATCGGCATGAAGGCGCAGGACACCTCCGAGCTCTTCTTCGACGACGTGCGCGTGCCGGCCGATGCGCTGCTCGGCGGCCAGGAGGGGCAGGGCTTCTTCCAGTTGATGAGCGACCTGCCCTACGAGCGCACCATCATCGGCGTGACCGCGCTCGCGGCCATGGAAGGCGCCTACGAGGCCACGCTTGACTACGTGCGCGACCGCAAGGCCTTCGGCAAGCCGATCGCCGAGTTCCAGAACACCAAATTCAAGCTCGCCGAGATCGCCACCCAGATCAAGGTGGGCCGCGCCTTCATCGACCGCTGCGTCGAAGACCTGGTGGCCGGCCGGCTCGACACCGCCACCGCCTCCATGGCCAAGCTCTGGGGCACCGAAGCGCAGGGCCGCGTGATGGACGAATGCCTGCAGCTCTTCGGCGGCTACGGCTACATGAGCGAATACATGGTCGCGCGCATGTATGCCGATGCGCGGGTGCAGCGCATCTACGGCGGCACCAACGAGATCATGAAAGAGGTGATTTCGCGGGCGCTGTGA
- a CDS encoding DMT family transporter, protein MDRNLPIGLFAALAAALVGSAWQLISRHGVTTTLGPLDIALLRYGIPAVLLCPSLFGKTPGSPKAPRAALALLVIGGGLPFGLLVLAGAQWAPASHMGIFMAGSLPLFTAIGARIHKGERVQGVRLIGLCCIALGMALFAMGSFRPGSLSWQGDMLFLAAAMLWAVYSLAFGHCGLTPWQGAAFVNGWSTLLLLPLLCFTSMPRLLGAPWPDVALQAVGQGVVAGTLGLVIYAAAISHLGAARASLSAAAVPVLTTLGAACFMGEPITAAAVLALALVVPGIVLASGAIRISAQAR, encoded by the coding sequence ATGGACCGCAACCTTCCCATCGGCCTCTTCGCCGCACTGGCCGCGGCGCTCGTGGGCAGCGCCTGGCAACTCATCTCGCGCCACGGCGTCACCACCACGCTCGGCCCGCTGGACATCGCGCTGCTGCGCTACGGCATTCCGGCGGTGCTGCTCTGCCCCTCTCTGTTCGGCAAGACGCCAGGCTCGCCCAAGGCGCCGCGCGCGGCACTCGCGCTGCTGGTCATCGGCGGCGGACTGCCTTTCGGGTTGCTGGTGCTCGCCGGCGCGCAGTGGGCGCCGGCCAGCCACATGGGCATCTTCATGGCCGGCAGCCTGCCGCTCTTCACAGCCATCGGCGCACGCATCCACAAGGGAGAGAGGGTGCAAGGCGTCCGGTTGATCGGCCTCTGCTGCATCGCCCTCGGCATGGCGCTCTTCGCAATGGGCAGCTTCCGGCCGGGCTCGCTAAGCTGGCAGGGTGACATGCTCTTTCTCGCGGCCGCGATGCTCTGGGCCGTCTACTCGCTCGCGTTCGGACACTGCGGCCTGACACCATGGCAGGGTGCGGCTTTCGTCAACGGCTGGTCGACGCTGTTGCTGCTGCCGCTGTTGTGCTTCACAAGCATGCCGCGGCTGCTCGGCGCACCCTGGCCCGACGTGGCGCTGCAGGCCGTGGGACAAGGCGTGGTCGCCGGCACGCTCGGCCTGGTGATCTACGCGGCGGCCATCTCGCACCTCGGCGCAGCGCGCGCCTCGCTGTCGGCGGCCGCCGTGCCGGTGCTGACCACGCTCGGCGCGGCCTGCTTCATGGGCGAGCCCATCACGGCGGCGGCGGTGCTGGCATTGGCGCTGGTGGTGCCGGGGATCGTGCTTGCGAGCGGGGCGATTCGAATCAGCGCGCAGGCTCGATGA
- a CDS encoding AAA family ATPase: protein MRLILIEGMPGTGKTTLARRLHQFTSLTNRQSEWHLEEAHDHPVHPRSLRALKSEDDYAHRCLQSWQRFADTARSKGALYILEGSAFQSTVRFLMEQERQGITEYVQRFEEIVRPLQPALVYLQPEDANSHSRGVAVHRGPDWTSKVAAYLEQTPYARSRELRGEDGMHRFWASYAQLCDALVTHLTIPASRIRMAPGREEHAFSESVAFLRL, encoded by the coding sequence ATGCGCCTGATCCTGATCGAAGGTATGCCGGGCACCGGCAAGACCACGCTGGCCAGACGCCTGCATCAGTTCACGTCGCTGACCAACCGCCAGAGTGAATGGCATCTGGAAGAAGCGCACGATCATCCGGTGCATCCACGCTCGCTGCGCGCACTCAAGTCGGAAGACGACTACGCCCATCGATGCCTGCAAAGCTGGCAACGCTTCGCGGACACAGCGCGCTCGAAGGGCGCGCTGTACATCCTCGAAGGCAGTGCATTCCAGAGCACGGTCCGTTTCCTGATGGAGCAGGAACGGCAAGGCATCACCGAGTACGTCCAGCGCTTCGAAGAGATCGTCCGCCCGCTTCAACCCGCTCTTGTCTATCTGCAGCCTGAGGACGCGAACAGTCATTCGCGCGGAGTTGCCGTCCATCGTGGGCCCGACTGGACAAGCAAGGTGGCCGCCTACCTCGAGCAGACACCCTATGCACGCAGCCGTGAACTGCGGGGAGAAGATGGCATGCATCGGTTCTGGGCCAGCTATGCGCAACTCTGCGATGCGCTGGTGACGCACCTCACGATCCCCGCATCAAGGATTCGCATGGCGCCGGGTCGCGAAGAACATGCGTTCTCCGAGTCCGTTGCGTTTCTGCGCTTGTGA
- a CDS encoding SDR family NAD(P)-dependent oxidoreductase, protein MQLDASISAVVTGGASGLGAATARRLASHGVKVALFDLNAEQGEALAKELGGVFCKVDVTSEEQVDAAFAKARAAHGQERVLVNCAGTGNAVKTASRDKATGEIKHFPLANFDRIIQINLVGTFRCIAKSAAGMLTLDMLQDGERGAIVNTASVAAQDGQMGQAAYTASKAGIVGMTLPIARDLMSEGIRVNTILPGIFDTPLLQGAPDNVKAALAASVPFPKRLGNPAEYATLAELMITNGYFNGESVRLDGAIRMAPR, encoded by the coding sequence ATGCAACTCGATGCCAGTATTTCCGCCGTCGTCACCGGCGGCGCCTCGGGCCTGGGCGCCGCCACCGCGCGCCGCCTGGCCAGCCACGGCGTGAAGGTCGCGCTGTTCGATCTCAACGCGGAGCAGGGAGAAGCGCTCGCAAAGGAGCTGGGCGGCGTGTTCTGCAAGGTCGACGTTACCTCCGAAGAGCAGGTCGACGCGGCCTTCGCCAAGGCCCGCGCGGCGCACGGGCAGGAGCGGGTGCTGGTCAACTGCGCCGGCACCGGCAATGCGGTGAAGACCGCAAGCCGCGACAAGGCCACGGGCGAGATCAAGCACTTTCCGCTCGCCAACTTCGACCGCATCATCCAGATCAACCTTGTGGGCACCTTCCGCTGCATCGCCAAATCGGCGGCCGGCATGCTCACGCTCGACATGCTGCAGGATGGCGAGCGCGGCGCCATCGTCAACACCGCCTCGGTGGCCGCGCAGGACGGGCAGATGGGGCAGGCGGCCTACACCGCGTCGAAGGCCGGCATCGTCGGCATGACGCTGCCGATTGCGCGCGACCTGATGAGCGAGGGCATCCGCGTGAACACGATCCTGCCGGGCATCTTCGACACGCCGCTGCTACAGGGCGCGCCCGACAACGTGAAGGCGGCGCTCGCGGCATCTGTGCCGTTTCCCAAGCGCCTCGGCAACCCGGCGGAGTACGCGACGCTGGCCGAGCTGATGATCACCAACGGCTACTTCAACGGCGAGAGCGTGCGGCTGGACGGTGCCATCCGCATGGCGCCGCGGTAA
- a CDS encoding AraC family transcriptional regulator yields the protein MPQERTLLYTGREFEVAHVRSHAHGHEWSAPYVAASQRIVFPISRTMLDLRFGNDTWLVDGLTAISFGDAAIYQLRPGAQAARRSVVVSGHQRVPGHSEPAFCFLSPRSLYRVHAAQQQLRSGSGDATLIASLVGEMRSARRLAPLTGPIANARRLLAETADRHTGLSLHEIADAVSRSPFHMARSFRKQTGLSLHQYRQHLRLATALERLVDGDRDLAGVAHDLGYCSQSHLGAVFKQEVGVTLGEARRTLGPGARI from the coding sequence ATGCCCCAGGAACGCACCCTCCTCTACACCGGACGCGAGTTCGAGGTGGCGCATGTTCGCTCCCACGCGCACGGCCATGAGTGGAGTGCGCCGTACGTCGCGGCTTCGCAGCGCATCGTCTTTCCGATCAGCCGCACGATGCTGGATCTGCGCTTCGGCAACGACACCTGGCTGGTCGATGGGCTGACCGCCATCAGCTTCGGCGACGCGGCGATCTACCAGTTGCGGCCGGGCGCGCAGGCCGCGCGGCGCAGCGTGGTCGTCAGCGGGCATCAACGGGTCCCGGGTCATTCGGAGCCGGCCTTCTGCTTTCTCTCGCCGAGATCGCTCTATCGCGTCCATGCCGCGCAGCAGCAGCTTCGATCGGGCAGCGGCGATGCAACGCTCATCGCCTCGCTGGTCGGCGAAATGCGTTCCGCGCGACGACTGGCGCCGCTGACAGGCCCCATCGCCAACGCGAGACGACTGCTGGCGGAAACCGCCGACCGGCACACAGGCCTATCGCTGCACGAAATCGCCGATGCAGTTTCGCGCTCTCCGTTCCACATGGCGCGCAGCTTCAGGAAGCAGACCGGCCTGAGCCTGCACCAGTACCGCCAGCATCTGCGCCTGGCCACAGCCCTCGAACGCCTCGTCGATGGCGACCGCGACCTCGCCGGCGTCGCGCACGACCTCGGCTATTGCAGCCAGAGCCACCTGGGTGCGGTGTTCAAGCAAGAGGTCGGCGTCACGCTGGGCGAGGCCCGCCGCACGCTGGGCCCGGGCGCACGAATCTGA
- a CDS encoding AP2 domain-containing protein, translated as MYGIAPRPWGFEVSLVRNGTRYYRQFGKASYGSLEQALLQAQDWRDAVVRSVPPVARRTRAEKLRANNTTGVSGVFCQVASGGRVRAWVAKTYIGQDEILRTDFPVDAVGSGALALAIEEREKQLARMSGLARLHPAEEAIRQGLTLQPPGPRVTKRSKSEITRCTNSSGVSGVQFKMPNAGHPGYWLATTFTAGKGSVCKAFSVKEHGHDMAKSLAIAERARQLAQKFKDAEQQQLQPQQQQPKQSPPELSFQHRAGGQTARP; from the coding sequence ATGTACGGCATCGCCCCCCGCCCCTGGGGCTTTGAAGTCTCGCTCGTGCGCAACGGCACCCGTTACTACCGGCAATTCGGCAAGGCCAGCTACGGCAGCCTGGAGCAGGCGCTGCTGCAGGCGCAGGACTGGCGCGACGCGGTGGTGCGCAGCGTGCCGCCGGTGGCGCGGCGCACGCGGGCCGAAAAACTGAGGGCCAACAACACCACGGGCGTCTCCGGCGTCTTCTGCCAGGTCGCGTCCGGCGGCCGGGTGCGGGCATGGGTCGCCAAAACCTACATCGGGCAGGACGAGATCCTGCGCACCGATTTTCCGGTCGATGCGGTGGGCAGCGGTGCGCTGGCGCTCGCCATCGAGGAGCGCGAAAAGCAACTGGCCCGCATGTCGGGCCTGGCGCGGCTGCATCCGGCCGAAGAAGCGATCCGCCAGGGCCTGACGCTGCAACCGCCGGGGCCGCGCGTCACCAAGCGCTCCAAGTCCGAAATTACGCGCTGCACCAATTCCAGCGGCGTGAGCGGGGTGCAGTTCAAGATGCCCAACGCGGGCCATCCGGGCTACTGGCTGGCGACCACGTTCACCGCGGGCAAGGGCAGCGTATGCAAGGCCTTCTCGGTGAAGGAGCACGGCCACGACATGGCCAAGAGCCTCGCCATTGCCGAGCGCGCGCGCCAGCTCGCGCAGAAGTTCAAGGATGCCGAGCAGCAACAGCTTCAGCCGCAACAACAACAGCCAAAGCAGTCGCCGCCCGAACTCTCCTTCCAGCACAGGGCCGGCGGCCAGACGGCCCGGCCATGA